GTGTTCCGCTGGGGGATGATGGTGCAGAAAGGGATTCCGCAGGGGCACGCGGCCTCCATCGTCACGCTGGGCTACCTGGAAGACATGATGTTCTTTCTGGTCGCCATCCCCGCGTCCGTCATCATCTCGCGCGCGTGGGAGCTGCCGGTGCTGCGGTCGCTGGGCGGGCAGATGCGCGGGCAGGCGCTTTCCGTCATCGCGGGAATCGTCGCGGCCGTGCTGCTGGTGTGGCTGCTGTCGCGAATGTTGATGGCGGGGCGGTTGGGCGATGGGCTGCGCCGCCGCGGGCTGCGCTGGGCGGCCAAGTTCAAGCGGCGGATGCGCAAGACGATGCACGACTTCCGCGGCGTGTACCGGCTGGTGGTGCGCCGGGGCAAGAGCCGCTTCGCGCTCACCGTGCTCATCACCGCCGTCCAGTGGGCGTGCCGCTACTCGGTGGTGACGGCGCTGGCCTTCTTTCTGGGCGCGCGGGTGGACCCGGTGCTCTTCTTTCTGCTGCAGTGGGTGATCTTCACGTTGATGATCTTCATCCCCACGCCGGGCGCGTCGGGCGGGGCGGAGGCGGCGTTCTACCTGGTGTACGGCGCGCTGATGCCGGCGGGGCTCATCGGCATCGCCACGGCGGGATGGCGGATGCTGACGTTCTACCTGAGCCTGGCGCTGGGATCCATCATCTTTCTGATCTTCAACATCGCGGACGCGCGTACCCGAAGACTGCGGCGGCAGGCCATTTCAGAGGGCGGCTAAACACGAGATTAGCAACAGGTTAACTTGGCTCCGAACGGGTCCGGACCCTCGACAAACGCCCTTCATGCCGTTAGATTGGGAGCATGAAAACCGCTATCGATCTCAGCAAGACGGCGGCGCTTTTCGAGGCGCCCACGCATGCTCCGCTCCGGAACGTGCGCACGGACCGCGTTCGCCAGGGCTTGGGCGACGTGCAGCCGCACCGCGAATCGTTGCGCGGCATGGCGGACGAGGAGCTGTTTCAGCGATATACCGAAGGCGACCAGGCCGGTTTCCGCGTCCTGGTGGAACGATATGAGCCGCGCATTCAGGGCTTTCTGCGCAAGCGGCTGAACGACGAGGAGCGCGTGGCGGACCTTACGCAGGACACCTTCCTGCGCATTCACCGCGCGCGTGAAAGCTACGATCCGGCGCGCAAGTTTTCGACGTGGATCCACACGATCGCGAACAACCTGCTCAAGAACGAGTTCCGCAACCGTTCGCGGCGGCGGGAGACGGCGTTCTCGGAGCTTCGCCCCGACGCGAGTGCGTCCGGTGCGGCGGCGCGTCCGGTGGAGTTCGCCAGCGGCGGCGCGGATCCTTCGCGCGAGGCCTATCGCAGCGAGCTGCGCAAGGCGATTGACGCCGCGATCGAGATGATGGACGAGCACCACCGCATTCCGTTCGTGATGCGCGAGGTGGAGGACCGTACCTACGAGGAAATCGCCGAGGAGATCGGCATTCCCGTGGGCACGGTCAAGAGCCGCCTGAACCGGGCGCGGAACTCGTTCCGCACGCTGCTCCCGGTTCCGGTGTGACCTGAACCCTCGTCTGCTTTCCAGAAGCCCGCTTCGACCCCGGTCGGAGCGGGCTTCTTTTTATCCGCAAACAGAAAATCTCACGCAGAGCAGCAGAGGAGCAGAGAACACCCGTTGTCCTCTGCTCCTCTGCTGCTCTGCGTGATCGTTTTCTCTTGCTGTTCCTCCGTGACCTCCGTGCATCCTCCGTGACCTCCGTGTGAAACGGCAGTTGCGGAATTTTCTGCACGAACGTTGCACAGCGCCGCGCAGCCGTATCGTTCGGCGTACCCTTGACGTCAGCGGGCGCACGGGGTACACTCGCAGAGTGGAATTTAAATCTGCTTAAAACTGGATTTTGAATCGTGCGGGAATACGGGATGCGGTGGAGGGGATGGGCGGCGCTGCTGCTGGCGTTTGTGGCGGGGTGCGCGCCGCCGGAGCCCAAGGAGGCGGCCGGCCGGCTGAACGTGGTCACGACGGTGGGGATGATCGCCGACGTGGTGCGCGAGGTGGGCGGGCCGTACGTGCACGTCACGGGGCTCATGGGCCCGGGCGTGGACCCGCACCTGTACAAGGCCAGCGAGGGTGACGTGCGCCGCCTGTACCGCGCGGACGTCGTGTTCTACGGCGGGCTGCACCTGGAAGCCCGCATGGCCGAGGTGCTGGAAGAGATGGGGACGCGGACGACCGTCGTCGCGGTGACGGATTCCGTGCCCCGCACCCTGCTGCGCCGCCCCGCCGCCTTCGCCGGCAACTACGATCCGCACGTGTGGTTCGACGTGCGGATGTGGGAAACCACGGTCGGCGTGATCGCCGCCACGCTGGCAAACGCCGATCCGGCGCACGCGGCGCAGTTCCGCGCCAACGCCGCGGCGTACCGCATCCGCCTGGCGGAACTCGACCGGTACGTGCGGCGGCAGGCGGCGCGCGTGCCGGCGGAAAAGCGCGTGCTGATCACCGCGCACGATGCATTCAACTACTTCGGGCGGGCGTACGGCTTCGAGGTGCGCGGGCTGCAGGGCATCAGCACGGCGGCGGAGGCGGGGACGGGAGACGTGCAGGAACTGGCGGACTTCATTGCCCGGCGCCGCATTCCCGCGGTGTTCGTGGAAACATCCATCGCGCCGCGCACCATTCAGGCGGTGCAGGAGGCGGTGCGCTCCCGCGGCTTCGACGTGCGCATCGGCGGATCGCTGTACTCCGACGCGCTCGGCAGCCCCGGTTCGGAGGCGGCCACCTATCCCGGCATGGTAAAGCACAACATCGACACCATCGTGGGCGCGCTGCTGCGCGACCCTCAAGGAGCACCCGGTTCATGAACGACGACCAGACGCCCGCCATCGAGGTGAACGACCTCACGGTGGCGTATCGAGAAAAACCCGTGCTGTGGGACGTGGACCTGCAGGTGCCCCGCGGCGTGCTGATGGCCATCGTAGGGCCCAACGGCGCGGGCAAGTCCACGCTCATCAAGGCGATGCTCGGCCTCGTGCGCGCGGCGGCGGGAGAAGTGCTCGTCCACGGCCGCCCATACGCGGAGCAGCGGCGCCAGGTGGCGTACGTGCCCCAGCGCGGCAGCGTGGACTGGGACTTCCCCACCAGCGTGCTGGACGTGGTGATGATGGGGTGCTACGGCCAGCTGGGCTGGCTGCGGCGGCCGGGCAGGCGCGAGCGCGAAGCGGCGATGGCGGCCTTGGAGCAGGTGGCCATGCAGGACTACGCCGACCGGCAGATCAGCCAGCTGTCCGGCGGCCAGCAGCAGCGCGTCTTTCTTGCCCGCGCGCTGGTGCAGAAGGCCGGGTTGTACCTGATGGACGAGCCGTTCCAGGGCGTGGACGCCAAGACGGAGCGCGCCATCGTTTCCGTCCTGCAGAACCTGCGGGCGGATGGAAAGACGGTGGTCGTCGTTCACCACGACCTGGAGACGGTGCCGGACTACTTCGATTCCGTGCTGCTCCTTAACGTCCGCCGGATCGCCGCCGGGCCGGTGCAGGAGGTGTTCACGGAAGAGAACCTGCGGCTGACGTACGGCGGGCGCGCGCCGCTGCTGCAGCGCTCTCCCGTGCGCGGCCCGCGCCTGCACGACGATACGAATCCCGCCACGCACATGGCGGCGGACTGATGAACTTCTGGACCGACTACACACTGCGCATCGTGGCGCTGGGCGCGGCGGCGCTGGGATTGACCAGCGGCGCGCTCGGCAGCTTCGCCGTCCTGCGCAAGCAGAGCCTGCTGGGCGACGCCATCAGCCACGCGGCGCTGCCGGGGATCGCGCTCGCCTTTCTGCTCACGGGGAGCAAGGCGCCGCTCGTCCTCGTGGCGGGTGCGGGAGTGGCGGGATGGGTGGGGACGCTGGTGGTGATGAGGATCGTCAACGCGACGCGCATCAAGGAAGACAGTGCGCTGGGGATCGTGCTGGCCGTCTTCTTCGGCTTCGGGCTCGTGCTGCTGACGCTGATTCAGAAGCGGCCGGACGCCAGCCAGGCGGGGCTGGACCGCTTTCTGTTCGGCCAGGCGGCGACGCTGCTGCAGCGCGACGTGCTGATCATCTCCGTGCTGGGCGGCATCGCGCTGCTGGTGGCGGCGATCTTCTGGAAGGAGTTCAAGCTCCTGTCGTTCGATCCGGACTTCGCCACCAGCATCGGGTTGCCGGTGCGCATGCTGGACATCGTGCTGACGTCGGTGCTGGTGCTGTCCATCGTCATCGGCCTGCAGACGGTGGGCGTGGTGCTGATGAGCGCCATGGTCGTGGCCCCCGCGGCCGCGGCTCGCCAGTGGACGGACCGGCTGGGGCGGATGGTGGTGCTGGCCGGTGGATTCGGCGCGCTGGCGGGCGTCTCCGGCGCGGTGATCAGCAGCGCCGCGCGGCACGTGCCCACCGGACCGACCATCGTGCTGTGCCTGACGGTGCTGGTGCTGTTTTCGATGGCGTTCGCGCCCACGCGCGGGCTGGTGTGGGCCGGGGTGCGGCAGGCGCGCAACCGGCGGACGCTGCACATGCATTCCGTGCTGGCGGATCTGCAGACACTGGCGCTGCAGCACCCGGAGCAGGAGCGCGGGCACGCCACGGCGGTGCTGGAGGTGGCGCACCCGGGCGCGCTTCACGAACTGCGCGAGCTGGAGCAGCGCGGGTGGGCGCGGCGGCGGGGCGACGACTGGGCCATCACGGAGGATGGACGCAGGGAAGCCGCCACGCACGGGCGCGGCGCGGACTACGAGGAGGAGCAGTGATGGTGCCCGAGCAGGAGATCCAGTGGATCGCCGCCCTCACCGCCGCGGCGTGCGCGCTGCCCGGCGTGTTTCTCGTGCTGCGGCGGATGGCGCTGATGAGCGACGCCATCAGCCACGCCATTCTGCTGGGCATCGTCCTGGGCTTCTTCGCCACCCAGAACCTCGCGTCGCCGCTGCTGGTGGTGGCCGCGGCGGCCACGGGCGTGCTGACGGTGTCGCTGGTGGAGATGATCAACCGCACGCACCTGGTGCGCGAGGACGCGGCGATCGGCCTCGTCTTTCCCGCCCTGTTCAGCATCGGCGTGATTCTGATCGCGCGGTTCGCGGGGAGCGTGCACCTGGACGTGGACGCGGTGCTGCTGGGGGAACTGGCGTTTGCCCCGTTCAACCGGTGGATCGTGAACGGAACGGACCTGGGCCCGCGCACGCTCTGGCTGATGGGCGCGCTGCTGGTGCTGAACGCGGGATTCATCGCCGTGTTCTACAAGGAGCTGAAGATCACCACCTTCGACGCGGCGCTGGCGGGGACGCTGGGGTTTGCGCCCGGGCTGCTGCACTACGCGTTCATGACGCTGGTGTCGGCCACGGCGGTGGGCGCGTTTGACGCGGTGGGCTCCGTGCTCGTCGTGGCGCTGATGATTGCGCCGCCCGCAGCCGCCTACCTGCTCACGGACCGGCTGCCGGTGATGATCGGGCTGAGCGTGGGGCTGGGCGTGCTGAGTTCGCTGGCGGGATACTGGACGTCGTACCTGTTCGACGTGTCCATCGCGGGGTCGATGGCCACGATGACGGGGGTGATGTTCGGCACCGTCTTTCTTTTCGCGCCGGAGCGGGGGCTGCTGGCCCTGGCGCGGCGCAGGCGGCGGCAGCGGTGGGAGTTCGCGCAGACCATGCTGGCCATCCACCTGATGAACCACGAGGACAGCGCCGAGGCGGACCGCGAGAACCGCGAGTCGCACCTGCACGGGCACCTGCGGTGGAACGAGGATTTCGCGCAGCGGGTGGTGCGGCGGGCGGAGGGGAGCGGATGGCTGGACCGTACGGATGGCGACACCCTGCGCCTGACGGACCGCGGCCGCGTCGCCGCGCGCGAGGCGATCGGGATCACGAGCTAGGGCTGGGCAGAACGTAGGAGGCGGCTAGGGTCGGCGCCTTCGGCGAAGACCACGGGCGGCCCCCACCCGGGCCGGCACCACCGGCCCACCCTCCCCCAAAAAAGACTGGGGGAGGGTTGGCGAGGCGGACGATTCGGCGCGGGTCGCGAGCATCTCTGAGCGCCCGACCATCCGCGAGAGCGAATGAATTCGCCGCTCAAACAGCGGAAACCCCCGACACCAGCCGCTGGCGCGTCCGGTTCGGGGCTTCAACTGCCTCGAGACGTGCGGCCGGGTGCCGTACCGTGCGCCGCGCTGAGGTCTCCCTTTCTCCCGCGGAGCGGGGGAGAGGGCCGGGGAGAGGGGGCCCGTCCGCGTGCATCCCAACCCGGCCTGCCACGCCGACCTGCAGTTCTCCCCTCTCCGTGCGGCAGTTTGCACGGGGAGGGGCCGGGGGAGGGGCCCGCCCGCGGACGCACGCCGATCTCCATCGCACCCACCGGTCTGCCGGTGCCGTGTGCTCCCTCTCCCACATCCGTTCGTGGGAGAGGGTCGTCGTGCGCAGCACGCGGGGTGAGGGCCACAGCCCGCAGCCGCGCACCGATCCTCATCGCCCGGATGAATCGGCGCATGCGTGGCGGGAATGCAACCTCCGGGACCCGGACGGCACCCAACGACGAGCGCCGTTTCGTCCGCGCTCCGAAGTCTCCCCATCCCACGTTCCCGATGATCCACCGTTCCCGCGCGACAGGGCTGCTGGCCGCCCTCGCGCTGGCCGTTGCGCCTGCCGCCGCGCAGCCCGGCCCGAATCTCGTCGTCCACTACACTCCGCTCGCCAACCTCACCTACCAGTTGGACTGCGTTTCCGGCGTCCGCATCCAGTGCAGCCGGGAGAACCTGAGGGCGCTCTGGGACCGCGAGTTCCTGCGCACCGCCCAGGACAGCGCGCGGCTGGCGGACTGGGCGCGCATCCGCGGCCGCTACGAGGCCGAGGTGTCGCCGGCCGCGGACGAGGGCGCCGTCCCGCTTCCCCTGGCGGGCCGCTACGAGGGCGTGTACCTCGCCGAGCGCATGCGGGTCGCCGGGTTCCAGGCCACCTCCGCCGCGGACTACGGAGAACGCATCCAGCTTCTGGCTTTGGCGGACGACGCGGCGCGGCTGCGCGGGCTGGTGGACTACTTTCTTCCGCGGTTCGATGGATGGTGGCAGCGAGAGGCCGCCGCCGCGGGCGCGCCCTTCGCCATGCGCGTGAGCGAGCTGATGCGCGACCCGCGCATCGCGGGCCGCATCGCGGAGTTCGCGCGCTTCTACGGCGTGCAGTTCGCGCCGGGGGAGACCATCGACTTCACCCTTCTCTACCGCCCCTCGCTGGTGGACGAGGGCACGAGCGGGCAGCAGATCGGCGCACGGTCGCTGGTGGAATTCGTCGCGGGCGAGCAGCCGGAAGGGCGGATGGACGTGGTGATCCACGAACTCTGCCACTACCTCTTTTCCCGCCTGCCGCGCGAACGACTGGCGGCGCTGGAAGCCGGATTCGTGGCCCGTGCCGCGGCGGGCCAGGCGTCCGCGCCCGCCGCGTACAACCTGCTGGACGAATCGCTGGCGAGCACCCTCGGCAACGGCTTGGTCATCCGCGCGTTCATGACGCCCGCCGCGTATGACAGCATGCTCGCCAAGCAGGGATCGCTGTACGCCAACCCGCTGATCGACGGGGCGGCCAAGGCGACGCTCCGGTGGATTGAGCCGTGGCTGGCGGAGGGCCGCCCCATCGACGATCCCGCGTTCGCGCCGCGCTACGTGGCGGCGCTGGACACCGCGTTCGGCGCGCGGCTGCAGACGCCGGCCGCGTACCTCAACCACATGGTCGGCGTCGTGGACCGGTTCGATCGCTCGCTGCAGCGGGCCGTGCGGCGGATCTTCCGCCCGTCCAGCAGCTACACGGGCGAATCCGCGTGCTGCGACGCGGCGGCCTTGTCCGACTATCGTTCCAAGCCCGGGCTGAACGCCCTGATCGTCGTGCTCCCCGAGCACCTTGCCGCGCTGGCGGAGCAGGGCGTGATCTCGCGCGTGCAGATGGATGAGATCCAGACGCGCGTTCGTGCGGACGGGGGCGCCGTGTACGCCTTTCGCCGCTCATCCACGGCGTTCACCTACATCGTCGCCGCGCCCGCGTCCGATCGCGCCGAAGCGCTGCTGCGGCAGCTCGCCGCCGCGCCGGCGCTGTTCGAAGGGTTTCTGCCCGCGCAGCGGTAGAGCGGATTGTTCAGGGGGATAAATGAAGTCAGCGGCGAGGGCGAATTTCAGGTCCAGTCGCGAGCCTCCCTGAGCGAATGAATCCGCCGCTCAAACAGCGGAAAGCCCCGACTCATGGCCGCTGTCGCGTCCATGATCGGGGCTTCAACTGCATCCAGGATTTCGCGCTAATCTGGGGTGTGCTCCCTCTCCCACATCCGTTCGTGGGAGAGGGTCGTCGTGCGCAGCACGCGGGGTGAGGGCCACAGCGGCGGCCGCGCACGGAACCGCATCGCCGCCTCCGACTCATTCAGTTAT
The genomic region above belongs to Longimicrobium terrae and contains:
- a CDS encoding lysylphosphatidylglycerol synthase transmembrane domain-containing protein, which translates into the protein MKPEAGPQASSPGTISRTLDRVLRTALFLVPFGVLGNLALSWIATDHDVLRNLGALDRRYLYLAILLALFPWVTNTLRLLIWARFIGHRVSFRDMFRVTLGAELTSSVFPTSSGGEVFRWGMMVQKGIPQGHAASIVTLGYLEDMMFFLVAIPASVIISRAWELPVLRSLGGQMRGQALSVIAGIVAAVLLVWLLSRMLMAGRLGDGLRRRGLRWAAKFKRRMRKTMHDFRGVYRLVVRRGKSRFALTVLITAVQWACRYSVVTALAFFLGARVDPVLFFLLQWVIFTLMIFIPTPGASGGAEAAFYLVYGALMPAGLIGIATAGWRMLTFYLSLALGSIIFLIFNIADARTRRLRRQAISEGG
- a CDS encoding RNA polymerase sigma factor translates to MKTAIDLSKTAALFEAPTHAPLRNVRTDRVRQGLGDVQPHRESLRGMADEELFQRYTEGDQAGFRVLVERYEPRIQGFLRKRLNDEERVADLTQDTFLRIHRARESYDPARKFSTWIHTIANNLLKNEFRNRSRRRETAFSELRPDASASGAAARPVEFASGGADPSREAYRSELRKAIDAAIEMMDEHHRIPFVMREVEDRTYEEIAEEIGIPVGTVKSRLNRARNSFRTLLPVPV
- a CDS encoding metal ABC transporter solute-binding protein, Zn/Mn family — protein: MRWRGWAALLLAFVAGCAPPEPKEAAGRLNVVTTVGMIADVVREVGGPYVHVTGLMGPGVDPHLYKASEGDVRRLYRADVVFYGGLHLEARMAEVLEEMGTRTTVVAVTDSVPRTLLRRPAAFAGNYDPHVWFDVRMWETTVGVIAATLANADPAHAAQFRANAAAYRIRLAELDRYVRRQAARVPAEKRVLITAHDAFNYFGRAYGFEVRGLQGISTAAEAGTGDVQELADFIARRRIPAVFVETSIAPRTIQAVQEAVRSRGFDVRIGGSLYSDALGSPGSEAATYPGMVKHNIDTIVGALLRDPQGAPGS
- a CDS encoding metal ABC transporter ATP-binding protein, translated to MNDDQTPAIEVNDLTVAYREKPVLWDVDLQVPRGVLMAIVGPNGAGKSTLIKAMLGLVRAAAGEVLVHGRPYAEQRRQVAYVPQRGSVDWDFPTSVLDVVMMGCYGQLGWLRRPGRREREAAMAALEQVAMQDYADRQISQLSGGQQQRVFLARALVQKAGLYLMDEPFQGVDAKTERAIVSVLQNLRADGKTVVVVHHDLETVPDYFDSVLLLNVRRIAAGPVQEVFTEENLRLTYGGRAPLLQRSPVRGPRLHDDTNPATHMAAD
- a CDS encoding metal ABC transporter permease; this translates as MNFWTDYTLRIVALGAAALGLTSGALGSFAVLRKQSLLGDAISHAALPGIALAFLLTGSKAPLVLVAGAGVAGWVGTLVVMRIVNATRIKEDSALGIVLAVFFGFGLVLLTLIQKRPDASQAGLDRFLFGQAATLLQRDVLIISVLGGIALLVAAIFWKEFKLLSFDPDFATSIGLPVRMLDIVLTSVLVLSIVIGLQTVGVVLMSAMVVAPAAAARQWTDRLGRMVVLAGGFGALAGVSGAVISSAARHVPTGPTIVLCLTVLVLFSMAFAPTRGLVWAGVRQARNRRTLHMHSVLADLQTLALQHPEQERGHATAVLEVAHPGALHELRELEQRGWARRRGDDWAITEDGRREAATHGRGADYEEEQ
- a CDS encoding metal ABC transporter permease, with product MVPEQEIQWIAALTAAACALPGVFLVLRRMALMSDAISHAILLGIVLGFFATQNLASPLLVVAAAATGVLTVSLVEMINRTHLVREDAAIGLVFPALFSIGVILIARFAGSVHLDVDAVLLGELAFAPFNRWIVNGTDLGPRTLWLMGALLVLNAGFIAVFYKELKITTFDAALAGTLGFAPGLLHYAFMTLVSATAVGAFDAVGSVLVVALMIAPPAAAYLLTDRLPVMIGLSVGLGVLSSLAGYWTSYLFDVSIAGSMATMTGVMFGTVFLFAPERGLLALARRRRRQRWEFAQTMLAIHLMNHEDSAEADRENRESHLHGHLRWNEDFAQRVVRRAEGSGWLDRTDGDTLRLTDRGRVAAREAIGITS